A region from the Citrobacter koseri ATCC BAA-895 genome encodes:
- the dcuC gene encoding C4-dicarboxylate transporter DcuC yields MTAFIIAIVITVIAAWLIVKNYQPQTVLLFAGLVLLTVTVLFYPENSILYGKAKSTGSTWLDIFSFAKESLTTQIAGIGLIIMAAGGFASYMDHIKASNAMVNMCIRPLQVIKAPYLILALGYICAQLLHVAISSAAGLAMLLLVTFFPVLVRLGVSKASAAAMIGLCAFMDLGPAVGTANLAAKHAGMESAIYFAHYQMPVAVVVMLAVAVVIFFTAKYFDKKDGFVPGTEEVAEAEEEGRKVPAIYALLPVLPVILVLVFSPLAIASIKIDVVTAMILGAVVAFFFELFTTRDFRACCKGLQVFFKGMGSMFTSIVSLLVCADIYAQGLQKIGAVDYLLQSVQSAGLGFTSMTLVMTALVGVTAVLTGSGVAAFFSFSGLAPSIAAKFGESAVNMILPMQLMAGMGRSISPVAGIIIAVSKAGECSPFMIVRRTLLPALAGIAAMLIANYVLI; encoded by the coding sequence ATGACTGCATTTATTATAGCAATAGTGATAACAGTAATTGCCGCGTGGTTAATTGTGAAAAATTACCAGCCGCAAACTGTGTTATTATTCGCGGGGCTGGTGTTATTAACAGTTACCGTTCTGTTTTACCCAGAGAATAGTATTCTTTATGGTAAAGCAAAATCTACCGGGTCAACCTGGCTGGATATCTTCAGTTTTGCAAAAGAGTCTTTAACCACGCAAATCGCGGGTATCGGCTTAATTATTATGGCGGCGGGGGGATTCGCCAGTTATATGGATCACATCAAAGCCTCGAATGCGATGGTGAATATGTGTATTCGTCCCTTGCAGGTCATTAAAGCGCCTTATCTTATTCTTGCGCTGGGCTACATTTGCGCGCAGCTTCTGCATGTGGCGATCTCCAGCGCAGCCGGGCTGGCGATGTTATTACTGGTGACGTTCTTTCCCGTACTGGTGCGGCTGGGCGTCAGTAAAGCGTCCGCTGCCGCGATGATCGGCCTGTGCGCGTTTATGGATCTTGGCCCGGCGGTTGGAACGGCGAATCTTGCGGCCAAACATGCCGGAATGGAAAGCGCGATTTACTTTGCGCACTATCAGATGCCGGTGGCGGTTGTGGTTATGCTGGCCGTCGCGGTGGTGATTTTCTTTACCGCCAAATATTTCGATAAAAAAGATGGGTTTGTTCCGGGGACGGAAGAGGTTGCCGAAGCGGAAGAGGAAGGACGCAAAGTGCCCGCCATTTATGCGCTGCTGCCTGTATTGCCCGTCATTCTGGTTCTGGTTTTCAGCCCGCTGGCGATCGCATCCATCAAAATTGACGTTGTGACGGCGATGATCCTCGGGGCGGTGGTCGCTTTTTTCTTCGAGCTGTTCACCACGCGTGATTTCCGCGCCTGTTGTAAAGGGTTGCAGGTATTTTTCAAAGGAATGGGAAGCATGTTTACCAGTATCGTTTCTTTACTGGTCTGCGCGGATATCTATGCCCAGGGGCTACAGAAGATCGGCGCAGTGGACTATCTCCTTCAGTCCGTACAAAGTGCCGGTCTGGGCTTTACCAGTATGACGTTGGTGATGACGGCGCTGGTGGGCGTTACTGCGGTATTAACCGGTTCTGGCGTGGCGGCATTCTTCTCCTTTTCCGGGCTGGCGCCCTCTATCGCGGCGAAGTTTGGTGAAAGCGCGGTCAATATGATTCTGCCTATGCAACTGATGGCGGGAATGGGGCGCTCTATTTCTCCGGTTGCGGGCATCATTATCGCCGTGAGCAAAGCGGGCGAATGCTCACCGTTTATGATCGTCAGAAGAACGCTGCTCCCGGCGCTGGCGGGGATTGCCGCGATGTTGATTGCCAACTATGTGCTGATTTAA
- a CDS encoding NAD-dependent malic enzyme: protein MDSNVTHDVLYVPFTGKLLLESPLLNKGSSFTQQERNDFNLNGLLPCAIENIDEQAERAYQQYLEAESDNARHIYLRNIQDTNETLFYYLLKKHLPEMLPIVYTPTVGAACEKFSGIYRRARGVFISWPDRERIDDILHDIPRHDIKVIVVTDGERILGLGDQGVGGMGIPIGKLSLYTVCGGVNPAHTLPVMLDIGTNNPRLLDDPRYMGWRHPRITGEDYFAFIGMFIAAVKRRWPDVLLQFEDFAQHTAVPLLHRYRDELCCFNDDIQGTASVALATILAACRASQRDFNQQTMVIVGAGAAGCGIARHIIACRVAEGMDAAEASKTIFMVDRDGLVMTTASSLADFQVPLAQPPEMLSGWAYAGATPSLLEVIHNAKPGVMLGVSGQAGLFTEEVVRTMYRHCDRPIIMPLSNPTSRMEARPQDLIRWTDGQAIIATGSPCEPVDFAGRTIPVSQCNNVYIFPAIGLGAIASGARRITETMLMAASRALADASPLVRHHGGGLLPEINMICDVTRRIAFAVGKAAQLSGVADALDDAVLTQRITAHFWLPHYRPYKRRAI from the coding sequence ATGGACAGCAACGTGACACACGATGTTTTATACGTCCCGTTTACGGGGAAACTGTTACTGGAATCGCCGTTATTGAATAAGGGGAGCAGTTTTACTCAGCAAGAGCGGAATGATTTTAATCTTAATGGATTGCTGCCCTGCGCTATCGAAAATATTGATGAGCAAGCGGAACGCGCTTACCAACAATATCTGGAGGCGGAGTCTGATAACGCGCGGCATATTTATTTGCGTAATATCCAGGATACGAATGAGACGCTATTTTATTACCTGCTGAAAAAACATCTCCCGGAAATGCTGCCGATTGTTTATACCCCAACTGTTGGCGCGGCCTGTGAAAAGTTTTCCGGGATTTACCGTCGCGCCAGAGGGGTCTTTATTTCGTGGCCCGATCGCGAACGTATTGACGATATTTTGCATGATATCCCGAGACACGATATCAAAGTGATTGTGGTGACGGACGGGGAACGCATTCTGGGACTGGGCGATCAGGGCGTTGGGGGAATGGGGATACCGATTGGCAAACTGTCGCTGTATACCGTTTGCGGCGGGGTAAATCCGGCGCATACGTTGCCCGTTATGCTGGATATCGGGACAAACAATCCGCGATTATTAGACGATCCCCGCTATATGGGCTGGCGGCATCCGCGCATCACCGGTGAGGACTACTTTGCGTTTATCGGTATGTTCATCGCTGCGGTGAAACGTCGCTGGCCGGATGTATTGCTGCAATTTGAGGACTTTGCCCAGCATACTGCGGTTCCTTTGCTGCATCGTTATCGTGATGAGCTGTGCTGTTTTAATGATGATATTCAGGGAACGGCGTCGGTCGCGCTGGCGACAATTTTAGCGGCCTGCCGCGCCAGCCAGCGTGATTTTAATCAGCAGACGATGGTCATCGTTGGCGCAGGGGCGGCGGGTTGCGGCATTGCCCGCCATATCATCGCCTGCCGGGTGGCCGAAGGTATGGACGCCGCAGAGGCCAGCAAAACGATTTTCATGGTGGATCGCGACGGCCTGGTGATGACCACCGCCTCGTCGCTGGCTGATTTTCAGGTTCCGCTGGCGCAGCCTCCTGAAATGCTATCTGGATGGGCATACGCTGGCGCGACGCCGTCCTTGCTGGAGGTCATTCATAACGCGAAACCTGGAGTGATGTTGGGCGTTTCAGGGCAGGCGGGACTGTTCACTGAAGAGGTGGTGCGTACGATGTATCGCCACTGCGATCGCCCGATTATTATGCCGTTGTCTAACCCGACCTCCAGAATGGAGGCCCGGCCGCAGGACCTTATCCGCTGGACTGATGGACAGGCGATTATCGCAACGGGAAGCCCTTGTGAGCCGGTAGATTTTGCCGGACGTACGATACCGGTATCGCAGTGTAATAACGTGTATATCTTTCCTGCCATTGGTCTTGGCGCGATTGCCAGCGGCGCCAGGAGGATCACGGAAACGATGCTGATGGCGGCGAGCCGCGCGCTTGCCGACGCCTCGCCTTTGGTGCGTCATCATGGCGGAGGACTGCTGCCGGAAATCAATATGATATGCGATGTAACCCGCCGTATTGCCTTTGCGGTGGGGAAGGCGGCGCAGCTGTCCGGCGTAGCGGATGCGCTGGATGATGCAGTGCTGACACAGCGCATTACGGCGCATTTTTGGCTACCGCACTATCGTCCTTATAAACGCCGTGCTATCTAG